The following coding sequences lie in one Erwinia amylovora genomic window:
- the dadX gene encoding catabolic alanine racemase DadX: protein MSRPIVATINRAALRQNLAIARHSAAGARLWSVVKANAYGHGIEHVWQSLTETDGFALLNLEEAILLRECGWKKPILLLEGFFHPDDLPLLDRYRLTTSVHSNWQINALAQAKLSAPLDIYLKMNSGMNRLGFQPDRVHSVWQKLRALENVGELTLMAHFADAETTEGVAGPLKRIEQAAEGLECPRSLANSAATLWHPQTHYDWVRPGIILYGASPSGQWRDIAGSGLQPVMTLTSEIIAVQQLAAGSSVGYGGRYRANCSQRIGVVACGYADGYPRHAPTGTPIRVDGEKTQIVGAVSMDMITVDLTPCPRAGIGSQVELWGDNVKIDDVAAASGTVGYELMCALAPRVPVKVV from the coding sequence ATGTCTCGTCCGATTGTCGCAACGATAAACCGCGCCGCGTTGCGGCAAAATCTGGCCATAGCGCGGCATAGTGCTGCTGGTGCGCGCCTGTGGTCAGTCGTCAAAGCAAACGCTTACGGGCACGGTATTGAACATGTCTGGCAAAGTCTGACCGAAACCGATGGTTTTGCCTTACTCAACCTTGAAGAGGCGATATTGCTGCGTGAGTGTGGCTGGAAAAAACCCATTCTGTTACTGGAAGGATTCTTCCACCCGGACGATCTGCCGCTTCTCGACCGCTATCGTTTAACGACCAGCGTGCACAGTAACTGGCAGATTAATGCGTTGGCTCAGGCAAAGCTCTCTGCACCGTTGGATATCTATCTTAAAATGAACAGCGGCATGAACCGCCTTGGTTTTCAGCCCGATCGGGTGCATAGCGTCTGGCAGAAGCTGCGAGCGCTGGAAAATGTCGGCGAACTGACGCTGATGGCACACTTTGCCGATGCAGAAACGACGGAGGGCGTTGCCGGGCCGCTGAAACGCATTGAACAGGCAGCAGAAGGGCTTGAATGCCCTCGTTCATTGGCAAATTCAGCCGCCACGCTATGGCATCCACAGACGCATTACGACTGGGTTCGACCGGGTATTATTCTGTATGGTGCTTCTCCCAGCGGTCAGTGGCGGGATATTGCCGGTAGCGGTTTACAGCCTGTAATGACCCTCACCAGCGAAATCATTGCCGTTCAGCAGCTCGCCGCCGGTTCCAGCGTGGGCTATGGCGGTCGCTATCGCGCAAACTGCAGTCAGCGCATTGGCGTTGTGGCCTGTGGCTATGCTGATGGCTATCCGCGTCATGCCCCCACCGGTACGCCGATCCGGGTTGATGGCGAAAAAACGCAAATCGTTGGGGCGGTTTCGATGGATATGATCACCGTTGATCTGACACCGTGCCCACGGGCGGGAATAGGCAGTCAGGTTGAACTCTGGGGTGACAACGTCAAAATTGATGATGTGGCTGCTGCATCCGGCACCGTGGGTTATGAGCTGATGTGTGCGCTCGCGCCAAGGGTGCCGGTCAAGGTCGTGTAA
- a CDS encoding SpoVR family protein yields MTTIFDLPVKDNQRLNDGPDWTFELLDVYLKEIDRVAKSYRLETYPHQIELITSEQMMDAYSSVGMPINYAHWSFGKKFIETEQRYKHGQQGLAYEIVINSNPCIAYLMEENTMTMQALVIAHACYGHNSFFKNNYLFRTWTDAGSIVDYLIFARNYISQCEERYGVEQVERLLDSCHALMNYGVDRYKRPQKISLQEEKARQQSREEYLQSQVNMLWRTLPRRQQEEAHLTSARYPAEPQENLLYFMEKNAPLLEPWQRECMRIVRKVSQYFYPQKQTQVMNEGWATFWHYTILNHLYDEGKVTERFMLEFLHSHTNVVFQPPYNSQWYNGINPYALGFAMFQDIKRICQHPTAEDRHWFPDIAGSDWLDTLHFAMREFKDESFISQFLSPKVMRDLRLFTVMDDDRNNFLEIAAIHDEAGYKKIRQQLSDQYNLSNLEPNIQVYDVDLRGDRSLTLRYVPHKRAPLDSSRREVLKHVHRLWGFDIKLEQRNEDGSVEILDRCPSRPGTII; encoded by the coding sequence ATGACCACTATTTTTGATCTTCCGGTTAAGGACAATCAACGACTCAATGACGGACCAGACTGGACCTTTGAACTGCTTGACGTTTACCTCAAGGAGATAGATCGCGTCGCCAAATCCTACCGGCTGGAAACCTACCCCCACCAAATTGAGCTCATTACCTCTGAGCAAATGATGGATGCCTATTCCAGCGTGGGTATGCCAATCAATTATGCTCACTGGTCATTCGGCAAGAAGTTTATTGAAACAGAGCAGCGCTATAAACATGGCCAACAGGGTCTGGCATATGAGATCGTGATCAACTCCAATCCCTGCATCGCCTATCTGATGGAAGAGAACACCATGACGATGCAGGCGTTGGTGATAGCTCACGCCTGCTATGGTCATAACTCCTTTTTTAAAAACAATTACCTTTTCCGTACCTGGACTGATGCGGGTTCGATCGTCGACTACCTTATTTTCGCCCGAAATTACATTTCACAGTGTGAGGAACGGTACGGTGTTGAACAGGTTGAACGTCTGCTGGACTCCTGCCACGCCCTGATGAATTACGGCGTTGATCGCTATAAACGCCCACAAAAAATCTCATTGCAGGAAGAGAAAGCACGGCAGCAAAGCCGTGAGGAATATCTGCAAAGTCAGGTGAACATGCTGTGGCGCACCCTGCCACGGCGTCAACAGGAAGAAGCTCATCTCACCAGCGCACGTTATCCGGCTGAACCTCAGGAAAATTTGCTCTACTTTATGGAGAAAAATGCCCCCCTGCTGGAACCCTGGCAACGGGAATGCATGCGCATAGTTCGTAAAGTCAGCCAGTATTTCTATCCGCAGAAACAAACTCAGGTGATGAACGAAGGCTGGGCGACCTTCTGGCATTACACCATCCTTAACCATCTGTATGACGAAGGGAAAGTGACCGAGCGCTTTATGCTGGAGTTTCTGCACAGTCACACCAACGTGGTATTCCAGCCACCGTATAACAGTCAGTGGTACAACGGCATAAACCCTTATGCGCTGGGTTTCGCTATGTTCCAGGATATCAAACGCATCTGCCAGCATCCTACCGCAGAAGATCGCCACTGGTTCCCGGATATCGCGGGTTCAGACTGGCTGGATACTTTGCACTTCGCCATGCGCGAGTTCAAAGATGAGAGTTTCATCAGCCAGTTCCTGTCGCCAAAAGTCATGCGCGACTTGCGCCTGTTTACCGTGATGGATGACGACCGTAATAACTTCCTGGAAATAGCGGCTATTCATGATGAAGCAGGTTATAAGAAAATCCGCCAGCAGCTCTCCGATCAGTACAATCTGAGCAATCTTGAACCCAATATTCAGGTCTATGACGTGGATTTACGTGGTGACCGATCGCTGACATTACGCTATGTGCCGCACAAACGGGCGCCGCTGGATAGCAGCCGACGTGAGGTGTTAAAGCATGTGCACCGGCTGTGGGGCTTCGACATAAAGCTTGAACAGCGTAATGAGGATGGCAGCGTTGAGATCCTTGACCGCTGCCCGTCGCGCCCCGGAACCATTATCTGA
- a CDS encoding fumarylacetoacetate hydrolase family protein yields the protein MYQHHNWQGELLDFPVSKVVCVGSNYAKHIKEMGSATPSEPVLFIKPETAICDLRQPLSVPQGFGAVHHEIELAVLIGSTLKQASEQHVAQAIAGYGIALDLTLREVQAGCKQAGQPWEKAKGFDNSCPLSGFIPLSEFDDDPQNVELKLTVNGQVRQQGSTAGMIHKIQPLIVYMSRYFTLRAGDVILTGTPEGVGPLQSGDKLSLSLGGRAVSTRVL from the coding sequence ATGTATCAGCACCACAACTGGCAGGGCGAACTGTTGGATTTTCCGGTAAGCAAAGTGGTTTGCGTTGGTAGTAACTATGCTAAACACATCAAGGAGATGGGAAGTGCCACCCCGTCTGAACCGGTACTGTTTATCAAACCGGAAACGGCGATTTGCGATCTTCGCCAGCCACTGTCTGTTCCACAGGGCTTCGGTGCCGTTCACCACGAAATTGAATTAGCGGTGCTGATTGGCTCTACGCTGAAACAGGCTAGTGAACAGCATGTTGCGCAGGCGATTGCAGGTTATGGTATCGCGCTCGATCTCACGCTTCGTGAGGTGCAGGCAGGATGTAAGCAAGCCGGGCAGCCCTGGGAAAAGGCCAAAGGATTTGATAACTCTTGTCCGCTGTCAGGCTTTATCCCGTTAAGCGAGTTTGATGACGATCCCCAGAACGTAGAGCTGAAACTGACTGTCAATGGCCAGGTCCGTCAGCAGGGGAGCACTGCCGGGATGATCCACAAAATCCAGCCGCTCATTGTCTATATGAGTCGCTATTTCACCTTGCGCGCCGGTGACGTCATCCTTACCGGAACGCCGGAGGGCGTTGGCCCGTTGCAGTCTGGTGACAAACTGTCGCTTTCTCTGGGCGGGCGCGCTGTTTCCACCCGCGTGCTGTAA
- a CDS encoding YcgL domain-containing protein: MFCVIYRSPHRDQTYLYVEKKDDFTRVPEALLKGFGKPRLAMLLPLDGSKKLVGADIEKVKTALQDEGFYLQLPPPPESLLKIHLSGVVKD; encoded by the coding sequence ATGTTTTGTGTGATCTACAGAAGTCCTCATCGCGACCAAACCTATCTTTATGTTGAGAAAAAAGACGATTTTACACGCGTACCCGAAGCCCTGCTTAAGGGGTTCGGAAAACCCAGACTGGCGATGCTACTACCGCTTGACGGCAGCAAAAAGCTGGTAGGTGCCGACATCGAAAAAGTGAAAACAGCTCTGCAAGATGAAGGCTTTTATTTACAGTTACCGCCGCCTCCTGAAAGCTTGCTTAAGATACATCTTAGTGGAGTGGTAAAAGATTAG
- the wbaP gene encoding undecaprenyl-phosphate galactose phosphotransferase WbaP, with amino-acid sequence MASTLVIKNNRRTLSGSRKNVIAKITLSLSDLFSINLALFLSTATVKAVWGNLDMFIPAQQIEIRFTAQTVMSVLCTAWFWMRLRHYTYRKPFWFELKEIIKTLVIFSLLDLALIAFSKWDFSRTLWSFTWIYALILVPLLRSSVKNTILKTGHWQKHTIIIGSGRNAHEAFAALQSEELLGYDVKAFVAPGGDSTTEASFKGIPVIDQQDIIWDTIDLDNTQFIVAMENDQRALRDHWLKLLSGKKCRSVSVVPTLRGVPLYGTDMSFVFSHEVMLLRVSNNLAKRSSRFLKRTFDVVVASLLLLFLSPVFAVFSWLVSRDGGSPIYGHERIGQNGEKFKCLKFRSMVVNSTDVLEKLLATSEAARREWQRDFKLKNDPRVTQIGALMRKTSLDELPQLWNVIRGDMSLVGPRPVVEAELERYAGDVDYYLMAKPGMTGLWQVSGRNDIDYDTRVYFDSWYVKNWALWTDIAILFKTAGVVLRRDGAY; translated from the coding sequence ATGGCAAGTACTCTGGTAATTAAAAACAATCGGCGTACGTTAAGCGGCTCGCGAAAAAATGTTATTGCCAAGATCACTCTAAGCTTATCTGATTTATTCTCAATAAATTTAGCTTTGTTTTTATCAACGGCTACCGTAAAAGCTGTTTGGGGTAATCTGGATATGTTTATTCCAGCCCAGCAAATAGAAATTCGTTTCACTGCCCAGACTGTGATGTCTGTATTGTGCACCGCCTGGTTCTGGATGCGGCTGCGTCATTATACCTATCGCAAACCCTTCTGGTTTGAATTAAAAGAGATCATTAAAACGCTGGTCATTTTCTCATTGCTGGATCTGGCTCTTATTGCATTTTCAAAATGGGATTTTTCACGTACGCTGTGGAGCTTTACGTGGATATATGCCCTTATTTTAGTACCGCTGCTTCGTTCCTCTGTTAAAAATACCATTCTGAAAACCGGACATTGGCAGAAGCACACTATTATTATTGGCAGTGGCAGAAATGCCCACGAAGCTTTTGCCGCACTGCAGAGTGAAGAGCTTCTCGGCTATGACGTTAAGGCGTTTGTCGCACCGGGCGGCGACAGCACAACTGAGGCCAGCTTCAAGGGTATTCCGGTCATCGATCAGCAGGATATTATATGGGATACCATCGATCTCGATAATACGCAATTCATCGTGGCGATGGAGAACGATCAGCGCGCACTGCGTGATCACTGGCTGAAGCTACTGTCAGGCAAAAAATGCCGCTCCGTTTCCGTGGTTCCCACTCTGCGCGGCGTGCCGCTTTACGGTACTGACATGTCGTTCGTTTTCAGCCACGAGGTGATGTTATTGCGAGTCAGTAATAATCTGGCGAAGCGCTCTTCGCGATTCCTGAAACGTACCTTTGATGTGGTCGTAGCTTCTCTGCTGCTGCTTTTCCTTAGCCCCGTGTTCGCGGTGTTCAGTTGGCTGGTGAGCCGTGATGGCGGCAGCCCGATCTACGGTCATGAGCGCATTGGCCAGAATGGTGAGAAATTCAAGTGCCTGAAGTTCCGTTCCATGGTGGTGAACTCGACTGACGTGCTGGAAAAGCTGCTGGCCACCAGTGAGGCTGCTCGCCGTGAATGGCAGAGAGATTTCAAACTGAAAAACGATCCTCGCGTTACGCAAATTGGCGCGTTAATGCGCAAAACCAGCCTTGATGAACTGCCCCAGTTATGGAACGTGATCCGTGGGGACATGAGCCTGGTGGGACCACGACCAGTGGTTGAAGCAGAACTGGAGCGTTATGCCGGTGATGTCGATTATTATCTGATGGCGAAACCGGGCATGACCGGTTTATGGCAGGTTAGCGGGCGCAACGATATAGATTACGATACCAGAGTCTATTTTGATTCCTGGTATGTAAAAAACTGGGCGCTGTGGACTGATATTGCCATTCTGTTCAAAACCGCCGGCGTTGTACTGCGCCGGGACGGAGCTTATTAA
- the dsbB gene encoding disulfide bond formation protein DsbB, with the protein MLRYLNRCSQGRGAWLLLALTAFALEMSALYFQHVMQLPPCVMCIYERCALFGIMGAGLVGAVAPKTPLRWGAILLWLYSAWQGLRLAREHTMIQLHPSPFVTCDFAARFPSWLPVDKWLPSVFVASGDCAVKSWSFLTLSMPQWLLGVFAAYLVVAVLVLIAQAFTAKRRDLFSR; encoded by the coding sequence ATGTTGAGATACCTTAATCGCTGCTCTCAGGGCCGCGGGGCATGGCTTTTGCTGGCCCTGACCGCTTTTGCGCTGGAAATGAGTGCTCTTTACTTTCAGCATGTTATGCAGCTTCCACCTTGCGTAATGTGTATTTATGAGCGCTGCGCCCTGTTTGGCATCATGGGAGCGGGTCTGGTTGGTGCCGTCGCGCCAAAAACCCCGTTACGCTGGGGAGCTATTTTGCTATGGCTTTACAGCGCGTGGCAAGGCCTGCGTCTGGCAAGGGAACACACTATGATCCAACTGCATCCGTCCCCCTTTGTCACCTGTGATTTTGCTGCCCGCTTCCCATCCTGGCTGCCAGTGGATAAATGGTTACCGTCGGTATTTGTTGCCAGCGGTGACTGCGCGGTGAAATCCTGGTCGTTCCTGACGCTTTCAATGCCTCAGTGGTTGCTGGGGGTCTTCGCTGCATACCTGGTGGTCGCCGTGCTGGTACTGATAGCACAGGCATTTACCGCTAAGAGACGCGATTTGTTCTCGCGTTGA
- the minC gene encoding septum site-determining protein MinC codes for MSQSSIELKGSNFTLSVIHLHHTDPAIVRKALEVKVSQAPAFLKNAPVVVNVAALTSEVNWRQMKQAILECGLLIVGISGCKDEQLKRIITGSGLPVLNEGKEQKNNIDIPPVATSPEPANGKTRVISSPVRSGQQIYAKDCDLIVTNSVSAGAELIADGNIHIYGMMRGRALAGANGDKNCQIFCTSLSAELVSISGNYWIMDQIPAEYFGKASRLYLEDGALTIQTLN; via the coding sequence ATGTCACAATCGTCAATCGAGTTGAAAGGCAGTAATTTTACGCTGTCGGTTATTCATTTACATCACACCGACCCCGCAATCGTGCGAAAAGCACTTGAGGTAAAGGTCAGTCAGGCGCCCGCTTTCCTGAAAAACGCGCCAGTGGTGGTCAATGTTGCAGCCCTGACCAGCGAAGTAAACTGGCGTCAGATGAAGCAGGCCATTCTGGAGTGCGGTTTGCTTATTGTTGGCATTAGCGGCTGCAAAGATGAACAGTTAAAGCGCATCATTACAGGTTCAGGACTGCCCGTGCTAAATGAAGGCAAAGAGCAGAAAAATAACATCGATATTCCCCCTGTTGCCACATCGCCCGAGCCGGCGAACGGTAAAACCCGGGTTATTTCTTCTCCGGTTCGCTCCGGTCAGCAAATTTATGCTAAAGATTGCGATCTCATTGTCACCAACAGCGTCAGTGCAGGCGCTGAACTGATTGCTGACGGCAATATTCATATCTATGGAATGATGCGCGGACGTGCATTGGCTGGAGCGAATGGCGACAAGAATTGTCAGATTTTTTGCACCAGTTTATCCGCAGAGTTGGTATCCATTTCGGGGAATTACTGGATTATGGACCAGATCCCGGCCGAGTATTTCGGAAAAGCATCGCGTCTTTATCTTGAAGACGGCGCATTGACTATACAGACATTGAACTGA
- a CDS encoding multidrug effflux MFS transporter, which yields MQKFTLLLLSLVLLAPLGIDLYLPTLPDIASGLNTPLTAIQTTVPLFLLVMGLGQIVAGPLVDNFGRKPVALTGLLLYIIGSVLAATASGWPQFLCARIIQGCAVCCTAVVAFSGVRDRLDGDDAARAYGFLNGALNIVPALAPMLGGFLAEAFGWRANFWFLAAFAVFIALLIALFLPETRPIDTRKVKGLPLVQYGIILRQPRFFTFAFANAGALGMVLTYVSLAPQVLMTEGQLSALQFSMAFGANGFWIMLVSVLVNRLIRRAGRPFCLAAGALAMVAGAIMLMAGVLLLPESWQTNWLLYMLPVAVAVAGLAFIVGPATSYALEPFQQQAGVASALAGCIQMAGGASIGLLAMVIPVAEKTALCLMMLAGALLAMISWRMSKSVRGTLTAL from the coding sequence ATGCAAAAATTTACTCTGCTTCTGCTCAGTCTGGTTCTGCTTGCCCCGTTGGGTATTGATCTCTACTTGCCCACGCTGCCCGACATCGCCAGCGGTCTTAACACGCCCTTAACCGCCATCCAGACCACCGTTCCACTCTTTTTGCTGGTAATGGGCCTGGGACAAATTGTTGCCGGCCCACTGGTGGATAATTTCGGCCGCAAACCTGTCGCCCTGACCGGCCTGCTGCTTTACATTATCGGCAGCGTTCTGGCTGCAACAGCCAGCGGCTGGCCTCAATTTCTGTGCGCCCGTATCATTCAGGGCTGCGCCGTGTGTTGTACCGCCGTGGTCGCTTTCAGTGGCGTGCGCGATCGTCTTGACGGTGACGATGCGGCACGCGCCTACGGTTTCCTCAACGGCGCTTTGAATATTGTTCCTGCGCTGGCGCCAATGCTGGGTGGCTTTCTGGCCGAAGCATTCGGTTGGCGGGCAAATTTCTGGTTCCTGGCTGCCTTTGCGGTGTTTATAGCCCTTCTCATCGCCCTCTTTCTGCCGGAAACCCGTCCAATTGATACCCGGAAAGTAAAAGGATTGCCCCTGGTGCAATACGGGATAATTCTGCGCCAGCCACGCTTTTTCACCTTTGCCTTTGCTAACGCGGGCGCACTCGGCATGGTGCTCACCTATGTGTCGCTGGCACCGCAAGTGCTGATGACGGAGGGCCAGCTTAGCGCCCTGCAGTTCTCTATGGCTTTTGGCGCAAATGGTTTTTGGATCATGCTGGTCAGCGTGTTGGTGAACAGGCTGATCCGCCGGGCAGGTCGCCCTTTTTGCCTGGCTGCAGGCGCGCTGGCAATGGTTGCCGGGGCCATCATGTTAATGGCAGGAGTCTTGTTGCTGCCTGAAAGCTGGCAGACCAACTGGCTGCTTTATATGTTACCGGTTGCCGTTGCCGTTGCCGGACTGGCATTTATCGTCGGCCCGGCCACCAGCTATGCCCTCGAACCTTTTCAGCAGCAGGCCGGTGTTGCTTCCGCGCTGGCGGGCTGTATTCAAATGGCGGGAGGAGCGTCCATAGGCCTGCTGGCGATGGTCATCCCGGTAGCGGAAAAAACGGCGCTGTGCTTGATGATGCTGGCCGGGGCGCTGCTGGCGATGATTTCCTGGCGGATGAGTAAATCAGTGCGCGGAACGCTGACCGCGCTCTGA
- the fadR gene encoding fatty acid metabolism transcriptional regulator FadR — protein MIIKAQSPAGFAEEYIIESIWNSRFPPGSILPAERELSELIGVTRTTLREVLQRLARDGWLTIQHGKPTKVNNFWETSGLSILETLARLDHDSVPQLIDNLLSVRTNISSIFIRRAIRTYPDKAREVLETARMVEDHAEAYTHLDYSIFRGLAFASGNPIYGLILNGLKGLYTRVGRHYFSNPEARRLAQAFYQQLLDILNTQQYELIVDCVRSYGRQSGEIWHGMQISMPTDTPTGR, from the coding sequence ATGATCATTAAGGCGCAGAGCCCGGCGGGTTTCGCGGAAGAGTATATTATTGAAAGCATCTGGAACAGTCGTTTCCCTCCGGGGTCGATTCTCCCCGCTGAACGCGAACTCTCCGAACTGATAGGCGTTACCCGTACCACGTTGCGTGAAGTTCTGCAGCGACTGGCGCGTGATGGCTGGCTGACCATACAACACGGTAAGCCGACAAAAGTGAATAATTTTTGGGAAACCTCCGGCTTAAGCATTCTTGAAACGCTGGCGCGACTTGACCACGACAGCGTGCCACAGCTAATCGATAATCTGTTGTCAGTTCGTACTAATATCTCCTCGATCTTTATTCGCCGCGCAATCCGAACCTATCCGGACAAAGCGCGTGAGGTTCTGGAAACGGCAAGGATGGTTGAAGACCATGCAGAGGCTTATACTCATCTCGACTACAGCATTTTTCGCGGGTTGGCGTTTGCCTCCGGCAATCCAATTTATGGCCTTATCCTTAATGGGTTGAAGGGGCTTTACACTCGCGTCGGGCGTCACTACTTCTCGAATCCCGAAGCGCGTCGGCTGGCTCAGGCGTTTTACCAGCAGTTGCTGGACATCCTGAACACTCAACAGTATGAATTAATCGTTGACTGCGTCAGGAGTTATGGCCGTCAAAGCGGTGAGATCTGGCACGGTATGCAAATCAGTATGCCAACCGACACGCCAACGGGTCGCTGA
- a CDS encoding D-amino acid dehydrogenase produces the protein MRVVILGSGVVGVASAWYLAQAGHEVTVIDRQPAPALETSAGNAGQISPGYAAPWAAPGVPLKAIRWMFQRHAPLAIRLDGSRFQLEWMWQMLRNCDMRHYQQNKSRMVRIAEYSRDCLKTLRHQTGIAYEGRQGGTLQLFRTAQQYESAAKDIEVLREAGVPYQLLEAAQLSQVEPALAATQHKLTGGLRLPNDETGDCQLFTQRLAEMAMAAGVNFRFNTPVDALLQDANRIAGVQCGSERLTADAYVVALGSFSTALLADIVNLPVYPLKGYSLTIPVKDEKAAPLSTVLDESYKVAITRFDNRIRVGGMAEIVGFDTQLLPARRRTLEMVVRDLYPQGGDIGQATFWSGLRPMTPDGTPVVGRTPLKNLYLNTGHGTLGWTMACGSGQLLADIISGRTPAISADDLSVIRYLPGFNPVPVRSLHGVKVR, from the coding sequence ATGCGAGTTGTCATTCTGGGTAGTGGGGTGGTTGGCGTGGCAAGTGCCTGGTATCTGGCCCAGGCCGGACACGAAGTTACGGTGATTGACCGTCAGCCGGCTCCCGCGCTGGAAACCAGTGCCGGCAATGCCGGGCAAATATCGCCGGGATATGCGGCTCCCTGGGCAGCACCGGGCGTGCCGCTAAAAGCCATCAGGTGGATGTTCCAGCGACACGCGCCTTTAGCCATCCGTCTTGATGGCAGTCGATTCCAGTTGGAATGGATGTGGCAGATGCTGCGTAACTGCGATATGCGCCATTATCAGCAGAATAAAAGTCGTATGGTGCGTATTGCAGAGTACAGTCGCGACTGCCTTAAAACGCTACGCCATCAAACCGGCATTGCCTATGAAGGTCGTCAGGGAGGAACGCTGCAACTGTTTCGTACCGCTCAGCAGTATGAAAGCGCCGCTAAAGATATCGAAGTGTTACGCGAAGCCGGCGTTCCCTATCAGCTGCTTGAAGCGGCGCAACTGAGCCAGGTCGAACCTGCCCTGGCGGCCACACAGCACAAGCTGACGGGAGGGCTACGCTTACCCAACGATGAAACGGGTGACTGTCAGTTGTTTACCCAGCGCCTGGCGGAAATGGCGATGGCCGCTGGCGTTAACTTCCGTTTCAATACTCCTGTTGATGCGTTGCTACAGGACGCCAACCGCATTGCAGGCGTGCAATGCGGCAGTGAGCGGTTAACGGCAGATGCTTACGTCGTGGCACTTGGCTCATTCTCTACTGCACTGCTGGCTGATATTGTTAACCTCCCTGTCTACCCACTGAAGGGTTACTCACTGACCATCCCCGTGAAAGATGAAAAAGCAGCTCCGCTATCAACGGTGCTGGATGAGAGCTATAAAGTGGCCATTACCCGTTTCGACAATCGTATTCGCGTGGGGGGGATGGCTGAAATTGTCGGTTTCGACACGCAGCTGCTGCCTGCACGCCGCAGGACGTTGGAAATGGTCGTTCGCGATCTTTATCCACAAGGGGGCGATATCGGGCAGGCAACGTTCTGGAGTGGCTTGCGACCGATGACCCCGGATGGCACACCCGTTGTTGGTCGTACTCCGTTGAAAAACCTGTACCTTAATACCGGTCATGGTACTCTTGGCTGGACCATGGCTTGCGGGTCCGGACAGCTGTTGGCAGACATTATTTCCGGGCGCACACCGGCTATTTCTGCTGATGATTTGTCGGTGATACGCTATCTGCCTGGCTTCAACCCTGTCCCCGTTCGTTCGCTGCACGGTGTCAAGGTTCGTTAA
- a CDS encoding YcgN family cysteine cluster protein — translation MTETPFWQRKTLEQMSDEEWESLCDGCGQCCLNKLQDADTDEIYFTNVACNQLNIKTCQCRHYEQRFELEEDCIKLTRENLPTFQWLPPSCAYRILAEGKPLPPWHPLRSGSRAAMHAARISVRHIAVHESEVVDWEEHIINRPRWYGK, via the coding sequence ATGACTGAGACCCCTTTCTGGCAGCGTAAAACGCTGGAACAAATGAGCGATGAGGAATGGGAATCCTTGTGTGATGGTTGTGGTCAATGCTGCCTGAATAAATTGCAGGACGCTGACACAGATGAGATCTACTTCACCAACGTGGCCTGCAACCAGCTCAATATCAAAACCTGCCAGTGCCGTCATTATGAGCAGCGTTTCGAATTAGAAGAGGACTGTATTAAACTCACCCGTGAAAATTTGCCGACTTTTCAGTGGCTGCCACCCAGTTGTGCTTACCGCATCCTCGCCGAAGGTAAACCGTTACCGCCCTGGCATCCATTGCGCAGCGGATCGCGTGCAGCCATGCACGCCGCGCGCATTTCTGTGCGCCACATCGCGGTGCATGAAAGCGAAGTAGTCGATTGGGAAGAGCACATTATCAACCGTCCACGCTGGTACGGTAAGTAA